The following are from one region of the Bradyrhizobium sediminis genome:
- a CDS encoding MFS transporter, with protein MKPQAGSPPHDQRIPPAINVIALASFSASLSARALDPVLPHVAEDFGVTIATAAGFSAVFAFTFAIIQPVMGAAADLFGKARLMVVCLVLLGVANVLGALSTSFPLLFATRILAGIGSGGVFPIALSLTSDLVGAEKRQIAIGRTLAGAMTGNLLGASASGLIGDLLGWRGVLAVLGVLVILASVAVALGFRGAALARPPKTNLSALRHGYRTIFSNPNARICYAAVFIEGCCVLGLFPFVAAFLFDLGETSLSLAGIVIAGFAVGGLFYTMSVSRFLPRLGVKGMMIAGAAMVGLQLAVVAFGPGWKIHALSLLFMGWGFYMIHGCLQVFASELSVEARATAMSLHSFFFFMGQTVGPIAYGFGIENLGKLPTLLTFAAVMVALGFVCARLLRQTRPADASPA; from the coding sequence GCTCGATCCGGTGCTGCCGCATGTCGCCGAAGATTTCGGCGTCACCATCGCGACCGCGGCGGGCTTCTCGGCAGTGTTCGCCTTCACCTTCGCCATCATCCAGCCGGTAATGGGCGCGGCCGCGGACTTGTTCGGCAAGGCGCGGCTGATGGTGGTTTGCCTGGTGCTGCTGGGGGTTGCGAATGTTCTCGGCGCGCTGTCGACCTCGTTCCCGTTGTTGTTTGCGACGCGGATTCTCGCAGGGATCGGCTCGGGCGGCGTGTTTCCGATCGCGCTCAGCCTGACCAGCGATCTGGTCGGCGCCGAGAAGCGGCAGATTGCGATCGGGCGCACCCTGGCCGGCGCCATGACCGGCAACCTGCTGGGTGCGTCAGCCTCGGGCCTGATCGGTGACTTGCTGGGCTGGAGAGGGGTACTTGCGGTGCTTGGCGTGCTGGTGATCCTGGCCTCGGTCGCCGTGGCCCTCGGTTTTCGGGGCGCAGCACTGGCGCGGCCGCCGAAGACCAACCTGTCGGCGCTCAGGCACGGCTATCGCACGATCTTCTCCAATCCCAACGCACGCATTTGCTACGCCGCTGTGTTTATCGAGGGGTGCTGCGTGCTCGGATTGTTTCCGTTCGTGGCGGCATTCCTGTTCGATCTCGGCGAAACCAGCCTGTCGCTTGCGGGAATCGTGATCGCAGGTTTTGCGGTCGGCGGCCTGTTCTACACCATGAGCGTTTCGCGTTTCCTGCCGCGGCTCGGCGTCAAGGGCATGATGATCGCGGGGGCCGCGATGGTCGGCTTGCAGCTGGCGGTGGTGGCGTTCGGGCCAGGCTGGAAGATTCATGCCCTCAGCCTGCTGTTCATGGGCTGGGGGTTCTACATGATCCATGGTTGCCTGCAGGTATTTGCCAGCGAGCTTTCAGTGGAAGCCCGCGCCACCGCGATGTCGCTGCACTCGTTCTTCTTTTTCATGGGACAGACCGTCGGTCCGATCGCGTATGGATTTGGCATCGAGAATCTCGGCAAGCTTCCGACCTTGCTGACATTCGCGGCCGTGATGGTTGCGCTGGGCTTTGTCTGCGCGCGGCTGCTGCGGCAGACAAGGCCGGCGGATGCGAGTCCGGCCTGA
- a CDS encoding substrate-binding domain-containing protein, whose amino-acid sequence MIAAAAAGLASADRATAADTIKIGGTGAALGDMSRLADVYMQTHPDTKIVVLPRSLGGDGGIKALRAGAIDIALVIEPLSPDERAPGLTASPYAKSALAFATRLDTPFDAVTTDWVVDVYRGAVTHWPDGKPIRLVLRPSHDSDMKILYAHSDAMKQAMQAALARSGLLIADTAQAAARKLEQLEGSLGSTTLAQIQSEQTPLKLLTFDGVAPTAEMVAAGRYPLVKFFYHVTRPDASAVVRDFVSFLGSAEAAAILQKTGNVHIPNAPRG is encoded by the coding sequence TTGATCGCTGCCGCGGCTGCCGGTCTCGCCAGCGCGGATCGGGCAACCGCAGCGGACACCATTAAGATTGGCGGCACCGGGGCGGCGCTCGGCGACATGTCGCGGCTGGCTGATGTCTATATGCAGACGCACCCGGACACCAAGATCGTCGTGCTGCCGAGGAGCCTTGGTGGCGACGGCGGTATCAAGGCACTGCGCGCTGGCGCCATCGATATCGCGCTTGTCATCGAGCCGCTGTCTCCCGATGAGCGCGCCCCCGGATTGACCGCGTCCCCTTACGCGAAGTCCGCGCTTGCCTTCGCAACGCGGCTCGATACGCCATTCGATGCGGTGACGACTGATTGGGTGGTCGACGTCTACCGCGGCGCGGTGACGCATTGGCCGGACGGCAAGCCGATACGGCTGGTGCTGCGTCCGTCGCATGACAGCGACATGAAAATCCTCTACGCCCACTCCGACGCGATGAAGCAGGCGATGCAGGCGGCGCTGGCGCGGTCCGGTCTGCTCATTGCAGATACGGCGCAAGCGGCTGCCAGGAAACTCGAGCAGTTGGAAGGCTCTCTCGGCAGCACCACGCTTGCTCAGATCCAGAGCGAGCAAACGCCGCTAAAGCTGCTCACCTTTGACGGCGTTGCACCGACCGCCGAGATGGTGGCTGCTGGCCGTTATCCGCTGGTGAAATTCTTCTATCACGTCACGAGGCCGGACGCCTCCGCCGTGGTACGCGATTTCGTCTCATTCCTTGGATCGGCCGAAGCCGCCGCAATCCTGCAGAAGACCGGCAATGTCCACATTCCCAATGCGCCACGAGGCTGA